The nucleotide sequence CCGCCGCCCGCTGCCGACCTCCACGAGCGTTCCCACCATGTTTCGGACCATATAACGAAGGAAGCCGTCGGCGGCAACCGAAAAGTGCACGATGGGTCCCGGGGCCGGGACGGCCAGGGCCCCGGGTTCCAGGACCTCGATGCGGCAGCGGTAGAGGGTGCGGACGGTGGTCTTGACGCTGCTCCCGCTGGCCTGGAAGGCGGCGAAGTCGTGCCGGCCGAGGAGGGCGGCGGCGGCCTGCCGCATGGCCTCGATGTCCAGGGGACTGGGCAGGCGCCAGGCCCGGTCCTCCCAGAGCGGCGCCTTGGATGGGGCGACGAGGACCCGGTAGGAATAGGTCTTGGCCACGGCGTCGTAGCGGGCGTGGAAGTCGGGGGCGGCTTCTTCCACGCCGAGGACGGCCACCGAGGCGGGGAGCAGGCTGTTGAGCCCCTCTCGGAAC is from Dissulfurirhabdus thermomarina and encodes:
- the truA gene encoding tRNA pseudouridine(38-40) synthase TruA, yielding MVRRRLKLVLSYHGAAFHGWQRQAAGRPTVQAALEAALSRMTGERSTVVGAGRTDAGVHAAGQVAHFETRAAIPCDGFREGLNSLLPASVAVLGVEEAAPDFHARYDAVAKTYSYRVLVAPSKAPLWEDRAWRLPSPLDIEAMRQAAAALLGRHDFAAFQASGSSVKTTVRTLYRCRIEVLEPGALAVPAPGPIVHFSVAADGFLRYMVRNMVGTLVEVGSGRRPPDDLQRILSGGDRRLAGRTAPAEGLCLDRVHYHGPPPRHDTLED